A window of Salmo trutta chromosome 31, fSalTru1.1, whole genome shotgun sequence contains these coding sequences:
- the LOC115170186 gene encoding myosin heavy chain, fast skeletal muscle-like, with amino-acid sequence MSTDAEMQIYGKAALYLRKPERERMEAQASPFDSKNACYVTDVKELYLKGLITGRTEGKCTVKVTNADGTKVDKDFKEADIYQMNPPKYDKIEDMAMMTYLNEASVLYNLKERYAAWMIYTYSGLFCATVNPYKWLPVYDEEVVNAYRGKKRMEAPPHIFSVSDNAFQFMMIDKENQSVLITGESGAGKTVNTKRVIQYFATIAVSGVKKEVDPSKMKGSLEDQIIAANPLLESYGNAKTVRNDNSSRFGKFIRIHFQGGKLAKADIETYLLEKSRVAFQLPAERGYHIFYQMMTNHKPELVEMTLITTNPYDFPMISQGQISVASIDDKVELDATDDAITILGFSNDEKMAIYKLTGAVMHHGNLKFKQKQREEQAESDGTEVADKIGYLLGLNSAELLKALCYPRVKVGNEYVTKGQTVSQVYNAVMALAKSIYERMFLWMVLRINEMLDTKNPRQFYIGVLDIAGFEIFDYNSMEQLCINFTNEKLQQFFNHTMFVLEQEEYKKEGIVWEFIDFGMDLAACIELIEKPLGIFSILEEECMFPKASDTTFKNKLNDQHLGKTKAYEKPKPAKGKAEAHFSLVHYAGTVDYNITGWLEKNKDPLNDSVIQMYGKSSVKLLAALYPAAPPEDTTKKGGKKKGGSMQTVSSQFRENLQKLMTNLRSTHPHFVRCLIPNESKTPGLMENFLVIHQLRCNGVLEGIRICRKGFPSRIIYADFKQRYKVLNASVIPEGQFMDNKKASEKLLGSIDINHDDYKFGHTKVFFKAGLLGVLEEMRDEKLAVLVGMVQALSRGFLMRKEFTKMMERRDAIFTIQYNIRSFMNVKTWPWMKVYFKIKPLLKSAETEKELANMKENFDKMKTDLAKALAKKKELEEKMVSILQEKNDLALQVASESENLNDAEERCEGLIKSKIQLEAKLKETTERLEDEEEMNAELTAKKRKLEDECSELKKDIDDLELTLAKVEKEKHATENKVKNLTEEMASMDESVVKLTKEKKALQEAHQQTLDDLQAEEDKVNTLTKAKTKLEQQVDDLEGSLEQEKKVRMDLERAKRKLEGDLKLAQESIMDLENDKQQSDEKLKKKEFETSQLLSKIEDEQSLGAQLQKKIKELQARIEELEEEIEAERAARAKVEKQRADLSRELEEISERLEEAGGATAAQIEMNKKREAEFQKLRRDLEESTLQHESTAAALRKKQADSVAELGEQIDNLQRVKQKLEKEKSEYKMEIDDLSSNMESVAKAKGNLEKMCRTLEDQLSEIKTKNDENVRQINDISGQRARLLTENGEFGRQLEEKESLVSQLTRGKQAFTQQVEELKRQIEEEVKAKNALAHSVQSARHDCDLLREQFEEEQEAKAELQRGMSKANSEVAQWRTKYETDAIQRTEELEESKKKLAQRLQEAEETIEATNSKCASLEKTKQRLQGEVEDLMVDVERANAMAANLDKKQRNFDKVLADWKQKYEEGQAELEGAQKEVRSMSTELFKMKNSYEEALDHLETLKRENKNLQQEIGDLTEQIGETGKSIHELEKAKKTVETEKSEIQTALEEAEGTLEHEESKILRVQLELNQIKGEVDRKLAEKDEEMEQIKRNSQRMVDSMQSTLDSEIRSRNDALRVKKKMEGDLNEMEVQLSHSNRQASEAQKQLRNVQGQLKDALLHLDDAVRAADDMKEQAAMVERRNGLMVAEIEELRVALEQTERGRKVAETELVDASERVGLLHSQNTSLLNSKKKLESDLVQVQGEVEDIVQEARNAEEKAKKAITDAAMMAEELKKEQDTSSHLERMKKNLEVTVKDLQHRLDEAENLAMKGGKKQLQKLESRVRELETDVEAEQRRGVDAFKGVRKYERRVKELTYQTEEDKKNIVRLQDLVDKLQMKVKAYKRQAEEAEEQANSHMSKFRKVQHELEEAEERADIAESQVNKLRAKTRDTGKGKEVAE; translated from the exons ATGAGTACGGACGCGGAGATGCAAATCTACGGCAAGGCTGCCTTGTACCTTCGTaaaccagagagggagaggatggaggcacAAGCCTCACCCTTTGATTCAAAGAACGCCTGCTATGTGACAGATGTCAAGGAGCTGTACCTTAAGGGGTTGATCACTGGCAGGACAGAGGGAAAGTGTACTGTCAAAGTTACAAATGCTGACGGTACTAAAGTG GATAAAGATTTCAAAGAAGCAGACATCTACCAGATGAACCCCCCTAAGTACGACAAGATTGAGGACATGGCCATGATGACCTACCTGAATGAAGCCTCTGTGTTGTATAACCTCAAAGAGCGTTATGCAGCATGGATGATCTAT ACCTACTCTGGGCTCTTCTGTGCCACGGTGAACCCCTACAAGTGGCTCCCCGTGTACGACGAAGAGGTTGTCAACGCctacagagggaagaagaggatggAGGCTCCACCCCATATCTTCTCCGTCTCTGACAACGCCTTCCAGTTCATGATGATTG ATAAGGAGAACCAGTCCGTCCTGATTAC TGGAGAATCCGGTGCAGGAAAGACTGTCAACACCAAGCGTGTCATCCAGTACTTCGCTACCATTGCAGTTTCTGGTGTCAAGAAGGAAGTAGACCCCAGCAAAATGAAG GGGTCTCTTGAGGATCAGATCATTGCAGCTAACCCTCTGCTGGAGTCTTACGGTAATGCCAAGACAGTGAGGAACGACAACTCATCTCGCTTT GGTAAATTTATCAGGATTCACTTCCAAGGAGGAAAACTGGCTAAAGCTGACATTGAGACCT acctgcTCGAGAAGTCCAGAGTGGCCTTCCAGCTGCCCGCTGAGCGAGGCTACCATATCTtctaccagatgatgaccaaccacAAACCTGAGCTAGTTG AAATGACGCTCATCACCACCAACCCTTACGACTTCCCCATGATTAGCCAGGGTCAGATCAGCGTGGCCAGCATTGACGACAAGGTTGAGCTGGATGCCACCGAT GATGCAATTACAATCCTGGGCTTCTCTAACGATGAGAAAATGGCCATCTACAAGCTGACAGGAGCTGTAATGCACCATGGCAACTTGAAATTCAAGCAGAAGCAGCGTGAGGAGCAGGCcgagtcagatggaacagagg TGGCTGATAAAATCGGCTACCTGCTGGGCCTGAACTCAGCTGAGTTGTTGAAGGCTCTGTGCTACCCCAGAGTGAAGGTCGGCAATGAGTACGTGACCAAGGGACAGACTGTGTCTCAG GTTTATAATGCAGTCATGGCTTTGGCCAAGTCCATCTATGAGAGGATGTTCTTGTGGATGGTCCTCCGTATCAACGAGATGTTGGACACCAAGAATCCAAGGCAGTTCTATATCGGTGTGCTTGATATTGCTGGATTTGAGATCTTTGAT TACAACAGCATGGAGCAGCTGTGCATCAACTTCACCAATGAGAAACTGCAacagtttttcaaccacaccatgtTCGTCCTGGAACAAGAGGAGTACAAGAAGGAGGGAATCGTCTGGGAATTCATTGACTTCGGCATGGACTTGGCTGCCTGCATTGAGCTTATTGAGAAG CCATTGGGCATCTTCTCCATCCTTGAAGAGGAGTGCATGTTCCCCAAGGCTTCAGACACTACTTTCAAGAACAAGCTGAACGATCAGCATCTTGGCAAAACCAAGGCATATGAGAAACCCAAGCCTGCCAAAGGCAAGGCAGAGGCCCACTTCTCCCTGGTGCACTACGCCGGTACTGTGGACTACAACATCACTGGCTGGCTGGAGAAGAACAAGGATCCCCTGAATGACTCAGTTATTCAGATGTACGGGAAGTCCTCAGTCAAACTGTTGGCTGCCCTGTATCCTGCTGCCCCACCTGAGG ACACAACCAAGAAAGGAGGCAAGAAGAAGGGTGGTTCCATGCAGACTGTGTCCTCCCAGTTCAGG GAGAACTTACAAAAGCTGATGACCAACTTGAGGAGCACTCATCCTCACTTTGTACGCTGCCTGATCCCCAACGAGTCAAAGACTCCAG GTCTGATGGAGAACTTCCTGGTTATCCACCAGCTCAGGTGTAATGGTGTTCTGGAGGGGATCAGGATCTGCAGAAAGGGCTTCCCCAGCAGAATCATCTATGCTGACTTCAAGCAGAG GTACAAAGTACTGAACGCCAGTGTCATCCCTGAGGGCCAGTTCATGGACAACAAGAAGGCTTCTGAGAAGCTGCTTGGGTCCATTGATATAAATCACGATGattacaagtttggacacaccaag GTGTTCTTCAAAGCCGGTCTGCTGGGGGTCttggaggagatgagagatgagaagcTGGCCGTTCTGGTCGGCATGGTCCAGGCTCTCAGCCGTGGATTCCTCATGAGAAAAGAGTTCACcaagatgatggagaggag AGATGCCATCTTCACCATCCAGTACAACATCCGTTCATTCATGAATGTGAAAACCTGGCCATGGATGAAGGTGTACTTCAAGATCAAGCCCCTGCTGAAGAGTGCTGAGACTGAGAAGGAGCTGGCCAACATGAAGGAGAACTTCGACAAGATGAAAACAGACTTGGCTAAGGCTCTGGCCAAGAAGAAGGAGTTGGAGGAGAAGATGGTGTCCATTCTGCAAGAGAAGAACGACCTGGCACTCCAAGTTGCATCT GAATCAGAGAATCTGAACGATGCTGAGGAAAGGTGCGAGGGGCTCATCAAGAGCAAGATCCAGCTGGAAGCCAAACTCAAAGAGACGACAGAGAggctggaggatgaggaggagatgaaTGCTGAGTTGACTGCCAAGAAGAGGAAGCTGGAGGATGAGTGTTCTGAGCTGAAGAAGGACATTGATGACCTGGAGCTCACCCTGGCCAAAGTGGAGAAGGAGAAGCACGCCACTGAAAACAAG GTTAAAAACCTGACAGAAGAGATGGCATCTATGGATGAGAGTGTTGTCAAGCTGACCAAGGAGAAGAAAGCCCTCCAAGAGGCCCACCAGCAGACACTGGAtgacctgcaggcagaggaggacaAAGTCAACACTCTGACCAAGGCCAAGACCAAGCTGGAACAGCAAGTGGACGAC CTTGAGGGTTCTCTGGAGCAAGAGAAGAAGGTCCGTATGGACCTtgagagagcaaagagaaagcTGGAGGGAGATCTAAAACTGGCCCAGGAATCCATAATGGACCTGGAGAATGACAAGCAGCAGTCTGATGAGAAACTCAAGAA GAAGGAGTTTGAGACATCCCAGCTCCTCAGTAAAATTGAGGATGAGCAGTCTCTGGGAGCTCAGCTGCAGAAGAAGATCAAAGAACTCcag GCCCGTattgaggagctggaggaggaaatTGAAGCTGAGCGTGCTGCCAGGGCTAAGGTTGAGAAGCAGAGAGCCGATCTCTCCAGGGAACTTGAGGAGATCAGCGAGAGGCTGGAGGAGGCCGGAGGCGCCACTGCTGCTCAGATTGAGATGAACAAGAAGCGTGAGGCTGAGTTCCAGAAGCTGCGTCGTGATCTTGAAGAGTCCACCCTGCAGCATGAGTCCACAGCCGCCGCTCTGCGCAAGAAGCAGGCCGACAGTGTGGCTGAGCTCGGGGAGCAGATCGACAACCTGCAGCGCGTCAAgcagaagctggagaaggagaagagcgAGTACAAGATGGAGATTGATGACCTCTCCAGCAACATGGAGTCCGTCGCCAAGGCTAAG GGCAATCTGGAGAAGATGTGCCGTACTCTTGAGGACCAGCTGAGCGAGATCAAGACTAAGAATGATGAGAATGTTCGCCAGATCAACGACATCAGTGGACAGAGGGCCAGACTCCTGACAGAAAATG GTGAGTTTGGCCGCCAGCTGGAGGAGAAGGAATCCCTGGTGTCTCAGCTGACCAGAGGCAAACAGGCCTTCACCCAGCAGGTTGAGGAGCTGAAGAGGCAGATTGAAGAGGAGGTCAAG GCTAAAAACGCACTGGCTCACAGTGTCCAGTCTGCCCGCCATGACTGTGACCTCCTGAGGGAGCAGTTTGAGGAAGAGCAGGAGGCCAAGGCAGAGCTGCAACGCGGCATGTCCAAGGCAAACAGTGAGGTGGCTCAGTGGAGGACTAAGTATGAAACTGATGCCATCCAGCGTACAGAAGAGCTGGAGGAGTCCAA GAAGAAACTGGCCCAGCGTCTGCAGGAGGCTGAGGAGACCATTGAGGCGACCAACTCAAAGTGCGCCTCCCTGGAGAAGACCAAGCAGAGGCTGcaaggagaggtggaggacctCATGGTTGACGTTGAGAGAGCCAACGCAATGGCCGCCAACCTCGACAAGAAGCAGAGGAACTTTGACAAG GTTCTGGCAGACTGGAAGCAGAAGTATGAGGAGGGCCAGGCTGAGCTGGAAGGAGCTCAGAAGGAGGTTCGTTCTATGAGCACTGAACTCTTCAAGATGAAGAACTCCTACGAGGAGGCTCTGGATCATCTGGAGACtctgaagagagagaacaagaacctGCAAC AGGAGATCGGTGACCTAACTGAGCAGATCGGAGAGACTGGCAAGAGCATCCATGAGCTGGAGAAGGCCAAGAAGACCGTGGAGACAGAGAAGTCTGAGATCCAGACAGCTCTGGAGGAGGCTGAG GGAACACTGGAGCACGAGGAATCCAAGATTCTGCGAGTGCAGCTGGAGCTGAACCAGATCAAGGGCGAGGTGGACAGGAAGTTGGCTGAGAAGGACGAGGAAATGGAGCAAATCAAGAGGAATAGCCAGAGGATGGTTGACTCCATGCAGAGCACCCTGGACTCTGAGATCAGAAGCAGGAATGATGCCCTGAgggtgaagaagaagatggagggagacctGAACGAGATGGAGGTCCAGCTGAGCCACTCCAACAGGCAGGCCTCTGAGGCCCAGAAACAGCTGAGGAATGTCCAGGGACAGCTCAAG GATGCCCTATTGCACCTTGATGATGCTGTCCGCGCCGCAGATGATATGAAGGAGCAGGCAGCCATGGTGGAGCGCAGAAATGGCCTGATGGTGGCTGAAATCGAGGAGCTGAGAGTTGCtctggagcagacagagagaggccgcAAAGTGGCTGAGACTGAGCTGGTAGACGCCAGCGAGCGTGTTGGACTGCTGCACTCCCAG AACACCAGCCTTCTGAACTCCAAGAAGAAGCTGGAGTCTGACCTGGTGCAGgtgcagggagaggtggaagaCATTGTCCAGGAGGCCAGGAATGCAGAGGAGAAGGCCAAAAAGGCCATCACTGAC GCGGCCATGATGGCTGAGGAACtgaagaaggagcaggacaccagCTCTCACCTGGAGAGGATGAAGAAAAACCTGGAGGTCACAGTCAAGGACCTGCAGCACCGTCTGGATGAGGCTGAGAATCTGGCCATGAAGGGAGGCAAGAAGCAGCTCCAGAAACTGGAGTCCAGG GTGCGTGAGCTCGAGACTGATGTGGAGGCTGAGCAGAGAAGAGGTGTAGATGCATTCAAGGGAGTCCGCAAGTATGAGCGCAGAGTCAAGGAGCTCACCTACCAG ACTGAGGAGGATAAGAAGAACATTGTCAGACTTCAGGACCTGGTAGATAAGCTGCAGATGAAAGTCAAGGCCTACAAGAGGCAGGCTGAGGAAGCG GAGGAACAAGCCAACAGCCACATGTCTAAGTTCAGGAAGGTTCAGCATGAactggaggaggctgaggagcGTGCTGACATCGCTGAGTCTCAAGTCAACAAGCTCAGAGCCAAGACCCGCGACACTGGAAAG GGCAAAGAAGTTGCTGAATAA